One Pyrus communis chromosome 4, drPyrComm1.1, whole genome shotgun sequence genomic region harbors:
- the LOC137733022 gene encoding protein CHROMATIN REMODELING 19-like yields the protein MGAFGFECTLDKVNGELKNYSDFSIHRLLLYYGVSDKKGLLPDKYALLSSKSQALAELLPSLKLAGRRVLIFSQWTSMLDILEWTLDVLGVTYRRLDGSTQVTERQTIVDTLNNDTSIFACLLSTRVGGQGLNLVGADTVVIHDMDYNPQIYPQAEDRCHRIGQVKPVTIYRLVTKATVDENVYEIAKRKLVLDAAVLESGVEMDNEGTLPPWERYYRNFCLVKDFRKLTVNLSIEKLQLETFVI from the exons ATGGGTGCATTTGGCTTTGAATGTACCTTAGACAAAGTAAATGGGGAACTTAAGAATTATAGTGACTTCTCTATCCATCGG cTTTTGCTGTATTATGGTGTCTCAGATAAGAAAGGATTGCTTCCAGACAAATATGCATTGCTTTCTTCAAAATCTCAG GCATTGGCTGAACTTCTTCCTTCACTGAAGCTAGCTGGGCGTCGTGTTCTGATTTTCAGCCAGTGGACGTCAATGCTTGATATTTTGGAGTGGACTTTGGATGTGTTAGGTGTTACATACAGACGACTTGATGGAAG CACTCAGGTGACAGAAAGACAGACGATAGTTGATACACTCAATAATGACACTTCTATATTTGCTTGCTTGCTGTCCACAAGAGTTGGAGGTCAGGGTTTGAACTTGGTTGGGGCTGATACCGTAGTTATTCATGATATGGATTACAACCCGCAAATTTATCCACAGGCAGAAGATCGTTGTCATCGCATTGGCCAAGTGAAGCCTGTTACTATATACAG GCTAGTCACTAAGGCTACAGTTGATGAAAATGTCTACGAGATTGCGAAAAGGAAGTTAGTGCTAGATGCTGCAGTCCTGGAATCTGGCGTGGAGATGGATAATGAAGGAACACTTCCACCATGGGAGAGATATTATCGAAACTTTTGCTTGGTTAAAGATTTTAGAAAACTTAC